From the genome of Streptomyces xanthophaeus:
CTGCACTTCGAAGCCCCGGACTCCCCTGCAGGCGGCACGCCCCAGGCCTTCACCCTGAAGGAGAGCTACCCCTCCACCGACACCCGGTCCGTCTTCGTCCATGACAGCGTCGGCACCCAGCAGCTCCACTGAGAGCACGAGCCCTGCCGGACACGCCTCAGGGCCATGACCCGGCGGGGCGGCGGAGCAGGGCCGTCCAGAGGAAGGGCTCGCCGAAGAGCGGGGACCCGGCGGGCTCGTCCCGCATCCGGCGCAGCTCGACCTCGGTCAGGTCGCCGAAGATCGCCCGCAGGGACTCCGGGGTGTAGGCGAGTCCACCCTGGAGGCCCGCCTCACGGTAGAACTCCTCGTCGGGGATCTCGGATCCCATCGCGCCGGCGGCGAAGCAGGTGAGTGCGAGATGGCCGCCGGGCGCGAGGGACCGTTCGAGGAGGGCGAGATAGCTGATGCGGCGGTGGGGCGGCAGGTGGTGGAAGCAGCCCGAGTCGTAGATCAGGTCGTACGGGCCGCTCAGCGTGGTCGCGGCGAGGTCGAAGGCGTTCCCGCGGTGGAACCTGACCGCGACCCCCGCCTCGCGGGCCCGCTCCTCGCCCCAGGCGACGGCCGTCGGCGACAGATCCACGGCATCCACCTCGAAGCCCCGGGAGGCGAGGTACAGGGCGTTGCGGCCCGGACC
Proteins encoded in this window:
- a CDS encoding class I SAM-dependent methyltransferase, producing MDRNIRTVEDVLRLLDGLFAPEADRWTADGASWWDGFYADRSKPVPFFVPKPDENLVAYLDRGLITPGRALDLGCGPGRNALYLASRGFEVDAVDLSPTAVAWGEERAREAGVAVRFHRGNAFDLAATTLSGPYDLIYDSGCFHHLPPHRRISYLALLERSLAPGGHLALTCFAAGAMGSEIPDEEFYREAGLQGGLAYTPESLRAIFGDLTEVELRRMRDEPAGSPLFGEPFLWTALLRRPAGSWP